In Nocardia terpenica, the genomic window GAGCCGCCGGACCCCGTGCTGCGGCCGCTGGTGCGGCGGCTGCGCGCGGGCGCCTCGGTGGCGGCCACCGCCGACGAACTCGGGCTCGGTGTCCGCCGCTTGCACCGACTCTCGCTGTCCGCCTTCGGATACGGACCCAAGATGCTGATGCGGGTGCTGCGCCTACAGCGGGCGCTGGCCCACGTCCACGCCGGAATCCCCTTCGCCGAGGCCGCCTTTCGCGCCGGTTACGCCGATCAGGCGCACCTGTCCCGCGAGGTGCGGGAGCTGGCCGGAAAACCGTTGCGGCAGTTGGTCGGTCGCGCCGGTCAGGACAGCGCCGCGTAGAGGTCGATACCGTTGCCGTCCGGATCGTGCACGGTCGCGTAGCGCTGCCCCCACACCGCGTCGAACGGCTTCAACTCCCCGTGGTACCCGGCGCCGGTCAACTCCTCGTACAGCGCGTCCACCGCGGCCGGGTCGTCGCAGCCGAAGGCCAGCCCGATCCGGCCCGCCCCACCCTGCCACCCCGGATGGAATCCGCGCACATTGTCCTCGGTGTCGAGAGCGAGCCGGAACCCGCCGGGCAGCGTGGCCTCCACGTGCCCGCCGAAGTCCCGGCCGAACTCGAGCCCGAGGCGTTCATAGAAGGTGCGGGAGGCCGCCAGGTCGGCGACCACCAGGCCGATCACATCCAATCGTGCAGTCATGCTTCGAACCTAGGCCCGGGCCGGGCGGCGGTCTTGAAGGAATCGGACACCGTGCCTAGAACCTGATGTGCGCCGCCGCGATGTTCCAGAAGGTGCTGCGGTCTATCGAGCGGAAGTCCCAGCTCTCGGCGATCGCCCTGGTGGTCGCCACGATGGCGTGCACATCGAAGTCCTCGCGGGTGGCGGTGCCCTTGGCTTCCAATTCGGCGATCACGTATTCGGTAGCGCTTTCGAGGGTGTCCAGCACGGCATTCTCCTATCGGTCGTAGTGACACAGACGGTGGATCCGGGCATACACGGGGTCGATCCGCCCTCAGGCGGTCGGCGGAATCACATCCTCATACCGGTATTCGGTGTGGAGGGGGTCCCCGGACGCGTGCGCCCGCTCCTCCCGGCGGCGCAATTCGACGCGGCGGATCTTGCCGGAGATGGTCTTCGGCAGCTCGGCGAACTCCACCCGCCGCACCCGCAGGTAGGGCGCGAGATGGTCGCGCGCGTATTCCAGGATGGCGCGGGCGGTCTCGCGATCGGGTTCCCAGCCCGCGGCCAGCGTGACGTACGCCTTCGGCACCGCCAGCCGGGTGGCGTCGGGCTGCGGGACCACGGCCGCCTCCACCACCGCCGGATGCTCGATGAGCACGCTCTCCACCTCGAACGGCGACACCTTGTAGTCGGAGGATTTGAACACGTCGTCGGTGCGGCCGATGTAGGTGATGTAGCCGTCCGCGTCGCGGGTCGCCACGTCGCCGGAGTGGTAGTAGCCGCCCGCCAGCACCGCCGCATTGCGTTCGGGGTCCTGCAGATAGCCGGTCATGAGGTTGACCGGACGCTCGCTCAGGTCCAGGCAGATCTCGCCCTCGTCGGCGCG contains:
- a CDS encoding VOC family protein; the protein is MTARLDVIGLVVADLAASRTFYERLGLEFGRDFGGHVEATLPGGFRLALDTEDNVRGFHPGWQGGAGRIGLAFGCDDPAAVDALYEELTGAGYHGELKPFDAVWGQRYATVHDPDGNGIDLYAALS